The following proteins are co-located in the Streptomyces sp. NBC_01198 genome:
- a CDS encoding MarR family winged helix-turn-helix transcriptional regulator: protein MVNTRSSDVLVDDLFRTTVRLRTYVDAQLRGHGLSVPRLRLLRALATAAEPLRMRDLGDVLNVAARTVTSLVDALEREGLVVRLPHPTDRRAYLLALTDRGRTTHAKAEEIDRAALALATGSLSAGQRGVLLELLAVLRESLPEAGPDLPEE from the coding sequence GTGGTGAACACCCGGAGCAGTGACGTACTGGTCGACGACCTCTTCAGGACGACCGTGCGCCTGCGCACCTACGTCGACGCCCAGCTGCGCGGGCACGGCCTGTCCGTCCCGCGGCTGCGGCTGCTGCGGGCGCTCGCCACCGCCGCGGAACCGCTGCGGATGCGGGACCTGGGCGACGTCCTGAACGTCGCCGCCCGCACGGTCACGTCACTGGTGGACGCCCTGGAGCGGGAGGGCCTGGTCGTGCGGCTGCCCCACCCCACGGACCGCCGGGCGTATCTGCTGGCGCTCACCGACCGCGGCCGCACCACCCACGCCAAGGCCGAGGAGATCGACCGGGCCGCCCTCGCCCTGGCGACCGGCAGCCTGAGCGCGGGGCAGCGGGGCGTCCTTCTCGAGCTCCTCGCGGTGCTCCGCGAGTCCCTTCCGGAGGCGGGGCCGGACCTGCCGGAGGAGTGA